tacacacacagtacttgtcaaaagttgacacacctactccttccagggtttttattttgattattttctacattgtagaataatagtgaagacatcaaaactatgaaataacacagaatcatgtagtaaccaaaaaaaagtgttaaacaaatcaaaatatattttatatttgagattcttcaaagtagccaccctttgccttgacagctttgcacatgcttggcattctctcaaccaacttcatgaggtagtcacctggaatccatttcaattaaacacatatgccttgctaaaagttcatttgtggaatttctttccttgttaatgcatttgagcctatcagttgtgttgtgacaaggtatgcgtggtatacagaagatagccctatctggtaaaagattagccaataaatgcttcagagttcaagtaacagacacatcaactgttcagaggagactgcgtgaatcaggccttcatggttgaattgctgcaaagaaaccactgctaaaggacaccaataagaagagacttgcttgggccaagaaacacgagcaatggacattagactggtggaaatctgtcctttggtctgatgagtccaaatttgagatttttggtttgtgagacacagagtaggtgaatggttGACcttcacatgtgtggttcccaccatgaagcatggaggaggaggtgtgatggtgctttactggtgacactgatttatttagaattcaaggcacacttaaccagcatggttaccacagcattctgcagcgatacgccatcccatctggtttgggctgagtaggactatcatttgtttttcaacaggacaatgacccaacacacctccaggctgtgtaagggctatttgaccaggaaggagagtgatggagtgctgcaacagatgacctggcctccacaatcccccgacctcaacccaattgagatggtttgggatgagttggaccgcagagtgaaggaaaagcagccaacaagtgctcagcatatggctactttgaagaatctaaaatatatttagatttgtttaacattttgttggttactacatgatcccatgtgTTAtcgcatagttttgatgtcttcactattattctacaatgtagaaaatgtaggtgtgtccaaacttaactggtactgtataattaatccattttgaattcaggttctaacacaacaaaatgtggaataattcaaggagTACTAATACttcctgaagacactgtataccACCGCTAAGGGCTGCATCCAGGCACTGtgccacacctcctcaggccttattgaaGTAACCTGTTCGACTACATCTGATCAtttctaaccaggtttccatccaaccttttaatGAGCGTAATGTACAGGTTGAGGAAAAAATAAGTCACGACAGGCTTGATTGAAACAGAAAATgtgtcggtaaactttccaaaatGCAGACAAAACCAAATACGCTAGACAAAGTGGAATCTTGtgtctaaaatgtattatgcggGAAATGTCAGTGGAAAAGCTTTTAATGagcaaatattaatataatatccatcatatcgaagtaaacttggagtcacgcgatgacgtGTGGTCGTCCCACTATAACGCACTGGGAAAGCAtgccgtttattaggctacagatcaaATAAGttctgaacttcacagggtggtgaaagtgcaagtcgatgagcttgatgctcctttccaatcaATATCGAGCTGCCGTTTGACAAAGCTGCCATGTGGCCTAAACCCtccctgtatctgtgagctgttggcgaGAGCGCactgccaataccagagtgggaaCTCACTAAACCATTTTTTTGTTGAGAaacccatcagtagagttgaaaacgcgatgtaaacccatttaactttttttttttttttttttcagttcatCGGAATTTTACCTcaaaaaggtatttttatgtgcactacgtcatcacgcacagccttttatctgcaacaagttaACTTGCCGGAAAAACATCAGTGCCGGAAAATGTGCATAGTTTATTCGCATGaaatggatggaaacctagctactgacaaTAGTGTTAATATCATCATATTTACACACCTATGATAGCGTCGTATTGGTAGTACATGTTTAAGGCTCTACAGAGCAACCATTTTACTCGCATATGCTCCTAAAAAAGTttttgctgtgcgacctggaattttaatttaggagcaccagtacACCTAGAAAATGCTGGATTCAAGCTTTAAAACCTCATTTCTAATTGCGCGTCTAAATTTCTTTGTGCGCGCTTACATTTCTCAACTTAGGCGTACGTGTGCGCCTTGTGAAAAAAGGTCAGCGTAGAACCCTGATGCTGTCAAATAGCATAAATGACTGCACAATTCAAAACGAGGCTTCTGTGCCTCTTCAGGAAAATAAATGATTAGATGGCAGCTCAATCAATTCAGATGTTCCTGTATGAGGGGTCTCCCTCCACAGTATACGCTGAGGGTCACATCCCAATTGTTGTTTGGGTAAAACCAACCCCGTTGACTGTTTTCCTGGACTTATCTCTGCTGGAGCAGAGTGTGGGCTGAAGCATTTCCCTCTTCAATAATGCCCGTCTGTCAGGGCTGACCTGATACAGCCTATGCAATCCACCATGGACACGCGTGCATGAGTTATTAGGTAAATTAAACATATCCTTGAAGGGTCGCTTAACCTATATTATAGATATTTAATCTAACACAGCTAATATCTTTAATGGTTTCACCCCGcagctctcccctctctgctttcACACTTTACTGTATCACACTGTAGTAACAGATTTTTGGCCTGCGACTAACGTTTTCATGATTTTCAGTGCCATCACTTCCTTCCTCAGCATAGACATGTCCtcctcctgcttcttcttctccttgtGCAGAAACTGGATGTAGTCGATAGCTGCAGCAGGAGACACAAAAACAACCAGTCAGGGATTTCTGGACTTAAAGCATTTCAATCAGGGAGGAAAATTCCAGCTTAGGGTGGGATCCTTTATAGTATGTTGACATTATAAAAAGGCTGGTCGGAATGCCAATTTGCAGTCCTAAAATGTACATTTCTGGTTGAGAAGTACAATGGTCTAAATAGAATACTGTACTTTTCTGCAGCACTGTGGCCTTGCTGATCTTCTGTGTCCCCACGGCAAACTCAGACTGCTGCTGGCAGGTGGGCACTATGGACTGGAGATCATCATAACCTTTCTGTGGAGTCAAACATACACGACAAACAGATTTTAGAATTGACAAAAGTATTACATTTGGCCACCTAAGAAAACTCTTAATTTATTGGACGAGATCAGTCTCACCCTCCCAATCCTTTGTATTTTTCAACCTTCTCACAACTACCCTCCTCCCCATGATCTACACTCCTGTTGTTGCGCTCCCCATCGGAGGCCAAACCTTGATAGCATCCCGTCGTTTCtgctcagcctgtgtgtgtgcctgtctccgCCGGTCTTTGTAGGACTCCTTGTATGTGGTCTCATGCCTGTAGTCACTGTCTTCATCATCTacagtgaggagaggaagagcaggtGTTTCAGTCTACCTCCCTAGGTCTCAAGGCTGACATCAAGCTAAAATAAAGCACTGGACAATGAGAGCGCAGGACAACGCCCAACCGAACTAGGTCACTTGGAAATGCAATAgaggaaaaaaaacaagaaagaataGAGTGGAAGTGAGAGTGGGGTAGGGAGTAAGACAACGAATAAAATAGTTGTTTCTGAATCAGGACACAAAATAGATATACAGCATTGCATCACATACACAAACCGTTTaggcatacagtacacacaccacgTCGCAGATTAAAAATACTCCCTAACACATGTTGTCTAAACATAAAATGACAAACACCACAGTACCTGTATTTGGTACTGATGAGGCACTTGTGGACCCAATGCTGTTAGCCCTGGAGACCACAGTACCCTTCCTTGCATTCTCAGTAAACAAACCTTAATGGAGAACATGAAGAGCTCAGACATCATTCAATTACTAATCAACAGTTGCCCACAGGACTGGTAGCCTGCTAGCTATAGATTGTCTGTTTTGGTAAAACAACAATTAGGACTAAGGATACTACTCACTGGGGTCAAATCCGTTGTCACTGAAAGCCCCGTCGTTCTGTTCAGCCATGGCAGGTGTTGACAGGAGAGAATAAAACGGTGGACAAGGAGGTGAGAACAGGTTCTTTCCCGTCTCACTCAATGGGCAGATTCAATGATGCTGAGCCGCAGGGCACCGGTGACATGCACGGGTAAAAGCAGTGAGGGAGGAGCTCCCTTCTCAGATGGAACAGTAATCTGTGCTGCTTGGtcatgtcaacaaggcagcatggtgcgtCATCCAGAAACATACAATCTCTTTTCTATAAAATATGTccaaatatgttttacattttcaaacaagTTTTCAATGGGAAGGCAGATGAAATGTTATCAAAAGCGATCACTTTTGCATGTGGAAACAGAATCCTCTACTTTTCAGCCGACTTCTGCCGCATTCACGTGCTAGTCTGAATTAGGAAACTCAAATGtcagacttgctaactggtttaAGTTATAAACGTGTTTCGACAAGTTTCGACTAGAATGTGAACGCGGCACTAGTCAGCTGAAAGGCAGAGGATTCTAGACTTCACCGTGGACTTTGCACAGGGCACCGGTTCCAAAACGAATTCAATCAACTTTCACTTTAAATCGAATCCCCAAACACAGCAATATGAATAAACAAACTCCACTGCCAGTAgtcctggggtgtaatcatttgtCCAAACAGTTATGTTCTGCAACTAAAACGAGTTTCTATTGGTCAAACACAGGTATTCCCGtttcgtttgcttctgtttaaggaACAaaatcagcggaatgaatacaccactgATTTGATTAATGTAGGCAGAATGTTtaaaagtctacaagtatttggttttgaatatacttaagtatcaaaagtaaacaaactaacaagcaaacttatattaagcaaactagaccACACCATTTTCTTTACTGATAGCCAGGACCAAACGCAAACACTCAGATATCTTTACAAATGAGgcatgtttagtgagtccgccagatcgaAGGCAATAGGGAtaaacagggatgttctcttgatacgtgtgtTCATTTGACAATTGTtatgttctgctaagcattcaaaatgttacttgtacttttgggtgtcaggcaaaatgtatggagtaaaaagtacattattttctttaggaatgtagtgaagtaaaagttgtcaaaaatataaatattaaagtcaagtacagataccccccaaaactacttaagtagtcctTTAAAGTATTTGTACACCACTGCTAGGTGGCAGCTAGCTACTAGTAGCCCCCACGTTCCTATGCGGTCAGAGCAGACAAGGCTGAAATATGGCAAGTATTTTTGGCAAAAACATGTACACAACCTCGGCAAACATGCGTTGCGTACAAGTACATCGTGACGTGGGCGCAATCTGAACACACCAACATCGTTTTGTAAAGTTGATTTATTAACTTACCTGTGGATATATAATGACTTTAACATTTGCAGAATTAAACACTGTCCACCCAGACGGTGAATTTGCAAATCACCCGTCTGGTCCACTAGGACTAGGCTACAAGTTGCCCAGCTAGCCAGTAGATGACCGTCACAGAACCGTAACGAAAGGGGAAGAAGCTTGAAAGGAGTCATAAACAAAAGCGCTAGCTAACACGCCAATTGTAGCAAATTAACTCCAAATTACAAACACTATTCTTGCTACGAATATGACAGTGTCATACACCGCTTATTTGTCCTCACATCTCATATATTTGTCTAAACTAGCAAGCTTACTTTGTTCCAGTGATCCTCCGGCGATGCTGTAGGATCCGTCATCTTGGAATCAGCAGCTGTTCGAGAGCGTCATGCGGTGGAAAAACAATTTAGAGAAAGGGAACTACGCCCTCTGCTGGTTCACACAGTATGACATACGGCCTCAAATAAGTGAAAGAAAGTGAGCATGTTTATAGGCCGTAGGGATCtattgccacgttcaaaacaacgggAAACtcggtcaaatcatgacgtcagtgatctacAGGTCGGACAGTCGGATAtatagaaagaggcccgagttcccaagttggaattccgtattggatgaccgttcaaatcgtttttttcccactcggagctcgtttttttacTCAGAGTGTTTTGACCGTACTCAAatcggaagtcggagatttccgagttccccgTTTTTTTTAACGCTGcatatggctgcgtttacacaggcagcacatTTCTGATATTGCTTTCACTAAttggaccaatcagatcagctctgaaaaagatctgatgtgatgaAGATCTGATGTAATTGgccaaaagatcagaattgggctgcctgtctgaaTGCAGTCATAGGCTCCTCATATCTGGAAGTAGGcctgctgctgttttttttttttttaccagtaaCTGATTTTGCTCTGCAACACTGGTGAGTGGCCAGTCAGTGACATTAGTCAATCTGGTAGAAAGTGTCCACTAAGACCTTGTTGATGTTCTGATTGTCAGCAATTGATTCACCACCACATGGTAACAGCATGGGCAATTTTGCCTTGACTTCACTAGGGGTAGCAAGGTGAATAGCTGACACAGGGTAGCGCTCTTGGAATGTTATTTGAGGGTACACTGGGTAAAACGCAACTGCACTCACATTTCCACAAGCTATATTCTGGCGGTGGTTTCCTAACGATGGAAAGTCAAGAAAGTAATGATAAAAACACCTTACTTAATCCACCCTCTACCATTTGGCCTGCACCGACCATCCACAAGGCTTCATAGCTCATATGACTATGGGCCCAATACCCCTACTTAGTCTTCCGTTATCCCTTCTTTTTTCCACCGACTCCACTTTACTCTCTTGTCCATCTTCTCCAACCACGCCCTCTCTGCTTCTCACaccctcagtctcctctctccaccctactCCACCCCCTTGTAGTTttgtttctctcacacacagcagGAAGTTACTCTTCTGCTTTTTCTGGTTATGCGGTTTCTGCCTCTGCTGCAACGACTGCGTCaaactcccctctccttcctgtaACACCCGTGCCCTGCCTGTCTGTGCTGAGCTCATTGTAGGAACTATGAACAGTTAAATAGTAAAAACAACATCTCGCTTCAACAGGCACCACTTCTCAGGTTTCAAGTTGGtgcgattttttttcttctcatagtAACACCTGTTATCCAGCAGAGAGTGAGGACAGTGGAAGAGATACGGGATTAGAAGGAAATATGTTGCTCCATCAAACATCCTCACCTCAGGACCAAGACAATTGCAGTAGGCCAGTGGTTGTTCCATCCACCTGCCTAATTTCTCGGAGACGTTGAAGGGCCAAGGACTCCAAGACCTGTTTTTATtcaccttctctcttttttttggaACTTCATTGTACTGCCCTACATTGGAACTAACTAGCTACTTTTTTCAGTGTGGACAGGTTTGCAGACATCTGAGTTGGAGTCTGTTTAGGAGTTAGGACTACTAGCACTTCCAGTTAAAAGACAGTGTTTTTTACCTTTCCCCTGGATTACCTGGTCAGGTTGGTGATGGGGAATGCGGCGGGGGGAATAGAGCAGGCAGATGGCAGGGAGGCCAAGCACTCTGTGGGGTCAGGAACGGGCCTGAGTGACCCCACCCCGACCCTGCAGAAGAAGCAGTCTGCTCCCCCCAAGCTGCCCGTGCCCCCAGAGGACGAGCTGGAGGAGCGCTTCAGTGTGGTTCTGGTGAGTGGCAGGACACGAGGGGAGAATCATCATGCATatcaacacacagaaacacagacacatcacACAGGAATTTAGATGCATCACACACCTACTGTATGTATTGCACTGATATCTAAAGGAACAGGTCAAATCACTCACTCAAATATGCACGGTGCCAGATGTCTGAGAGAAAATACATTAAGCTTCACATTTTAATTATTCTGTCAAGGTAATTCctgttcctgttgaaaaacaatgccGTCTCTCTCACTGCAGCCAGTCATGTTAGTAAAGAGAGCTGACATTTTGTTGGCCTCAATCCCATCCAAAAGCTCACATCCTCTTTTAAATATTTTGAAATTGGCCTGTCTGCTCAGCCCGTGGTAAAATGATCTCATAGACCTTCGACTGCAGTCCTCCCTCTTAGATGAACCGGAGACGCCATAAAGGCACAGTGCTGGATTGAGCAATAGATTTTGCATGAGAGAGACCACAAGACTAAGACAGGAAGGCAAATGTTTCTCAAATATTTCAACATGTCATTTCCCATCAGTTAACACCTATGGAGGACAACATAACGCTATCAATCCAATACTAGAAGCATGGCTGCTTTTACAAAAGAAGCAGGACATCTCAGGGGAACAAGGCCtaatctgtagaaactattagTCAGTCATGAGTAGCGCAAGCAGTTTGAATCACACATTTAGATAAACCTCTGGTAAATGTGATGCTAAACATATTCGGCACTAGATACGGAGACACACGAAAGACGTGTCATCACGGCAGTAAAACTATCTTTCCATGCGTACACCTTCTTTTACTTTTATGTCTGAAAGACAGAGGAAGTCAGGTCATGCTCTGAAAGAGCAGGCCGGTAGAGAGGATAGTGGGCAGGAAATGGCTTAGGCTAAATAAGtgtctgtaccacacacatattaGCTAATAGTTATCACACTGCACAGACAGCCTACATGCATCAAAGGTAAATGCTACCTTCTCTAGTCTAGATTTTAAACGGACCTAATACGCCACTTATAGCACTCACACAAGCAGATATGTTTAGGTATGTGGCAATGTGTGAGAGGAGATATTAGGTCTAAGTAATCATGTTTATTTTTTGAGAGGAATTTCCAGGCTCAGGGTGACAGTAAGAATGGAACAACCTGTTGCAACTGAGAACAGGACTTCCCCTCGGGTTCTAAATAGAGCCCCACAGCGgaagtgtcataatacccataaaacctagcggtcaaacagcaaaatggttccaatcattttcccATCATTCATTTTTCtcatagggaattttagaaacacttaaaataagggctgtgttttgtgtaggcttaccctggcgtgacgttttgatatctctctcggacaaggtgacttttatcaatatattcggctctatttaagCTCAGAttagaaaatgctaattagcatcaaagtagacatcatgcaagactacaaatccatgcaagctcctgcatgtcatctctagctgacacctttgctaacgggtattgtgtcaatttaaaacttgcacaagaccaTTCACATAAttatcaatttaaagaaatggagccaatttattaattttaaaatgtagctaacgttagatagttaatccagagattcttacctttgccttgatttggtggtctcgtccagatcatcatggcatttgtagttctgtatgatagcccaattagcagctaattagcattaaaAGTAAAtaattggggggggggataaatgCAGGCAAATGTATTGattaaagtcaccttgtcctggaaagatttacatggttatcaaaatgtcacagcagggtaaacctacacgaaacacagcccttattttaagtgtttctaaaatccccaatgggaaaaatgtatgttagaaaaacgattggaaccatttccttgtttgactgataggttttatgggtattatgactgatacttgtttttatttacttttgcacaccagtatttctacttgcaaaATGACCCGTATCTCAATTTAGAGACCCTATACGGGTAccacagtatttttttatttaacctttatttaaccaggtaggccagttgagaacaagttctcatttacaactgcgacctggccaagataaagcaaagcagtgcgacacaaacaacaacacagagttaaacatggaataaacaaacgtacagtcaataacacattagaaaaagtctatatacagtgtgtgcaaatggcgtgaggaggtaaggcaataaataggccatagaggcgaaataattacaatttagcattaagattggagtgatagatgtgcagatgatgatgatgatggtgatgtgcaagtagagatactgaggtgcaaaagagcaagagggtaggtaatagtatggggatgaggtagttgggtgtgctatttacagattggctgtgtacaggtacagtgatcggtaagctgctctgacagctgataacATAAGGAATAGAtacaatatccctttgaaata
This sequence is a window from Salvelinus sp. IW2-2015 unplaced genomic scaffold, ASM291031v2 Un_scaffold1858, whole genome shotgun sequence. Protein-coding genes within it:
- the LOC112072222 gene encoding max-like protein X, with the translated sequence MTDPTASPEDHWNKNDGAFSDNGFDPSLFTENARKGTVVSRANSIGSTSASSVPNTDDEDSDYRHETTYKESYKDRRRQAHTQAEQKRRDAIKKGYDDLQSIVPTCQQQSEFAVGTQKISKATVLQKTIDYIQFLHKEKKKQEEDMSMLRKEVMALKIMKTNYEHIVKAHQNNPQQGEEQVSDQVKFSVFQSIMDSLFQSFSRSVSVASFQELSACVFSWIEEYCKPQTLREFVVGVLRQLNSQPY